The Deinococcus aerophilus genomic sequence GTACCATCCGCGGGGGTCGGGTACAAGGACTTGTACCCAAATTGGAAATGATGTACCAGATGCGGCGTCTGGCAGTCGGCGTGGGCCGCTTGCTCCGTCCGGTTCAGCCGTGCTCAGCCGTGTTCTTCGGCCTTGGCGTCGCGCTCCATCAGGCTGGCGATGCCAGTGTCCGGCGTCCACGCGCCCGAGGTCACCCGCGCCACCGCCCGCACGATGGGCAGGTCGTGGCCGTGTGCGCTGGCCCAGGCGTCCAGCAGCCCCGCGGTCCGCAGTCCCTCAATGACCTGACCGCCCTGCGCTGGATTGTGGCCACGCGCGATGGCCTCGCCCGCCGCGCGGTTGCGGCTGTGGCGGCTGGTCGCGGTGGCCACCAGGTCACCCAGACCGCTCAGGCCATACACGGTGTCTTCCTGTGCGCCCAGGGCGAGCAGGTAACGCCGCATCTCGCGCAGACCGCGGGTGATCAGCGCGGCCTTGGCGTTGTCGCCCAGCTCCAGTCCGTCCACCAGTCCGGCAGCCAGCGCCATGACGTTCTTCAGCACGCCGCCCAGCTCCACGCCCACCACGTCTGCGCTGGTGTACACCCGCAGGGCGGGGGACATCAGGGCCGTCTGCACGGCCAGGGCCAGGGCATGGTCCTCACTGGCGACCACTGTGGCAGCCGGCAGGCCGCGCCCGATCTCCTCGGCGTGGTTGGGGCCGCTGAGGACGGCGACCCGGGCAAACCCCAGCTCGTGGGCCAGGGCGCTGAGCCGCTCCCCGTCCGGCGCGAGGCCCTTGGCACACAGCACCACGCCCAGGGTGCGTGGCAGCTGCGTGAGCAGGTCCGGCACCCCCACGCTGGGCACGACCACCAGCGCGAAGGCCGCTCCGTGGGTCGCCTGCGCCAGATCTGCCGTCACATGAACCGTGTCCGGCAGCGTCACGCCGGGCAGGTAAGTCTCGTTCTCGCGGCTGGCCTGCACCGTGGCCGCCAGCTCGGGCCGCCGCACCCACAGGGTCACCGCACCCTGCCGGGCTGCCGCCACCGCCAGGGCCGTGCCCCAGCCTCCGGCCCCCAGCACGGGCAAGGGGCTCATGCGGGACCCGCCCACGCAAACGCCCAGATGCGCGGCACATCGGAGGCGGGGGGGGCGTAATCCGGGTACTCCACGATTTCCCACCGGGCAAAACCGGCGGCGCTCAGCAGCGGCTCCAGATCGGCCGGGTCGTA encodes the following:
- a CDS encoding NAD(P)H-dependent glycerol-3-phosphate dehydrogenase yields the protein MSPLPVLGAGGWGTALAVAAARQGAVTLWVRRPELAATVQASRENETYLPGVTLPDTVHVTADLAQATHGAAFALVVVPSVGVPDLLTQLPRTLGVVLCAKGLAPDGERLSALAHELGFARVAVLSGPNHAEEIGRGLPAATVVASEDHALALAVQTALMSPALRVYTSADVVGVELGGVLKNVMALAAGLVDGLELGDNAKAALITRGLREMRRYLLALGAQEDTVYGLSGLGDLVATATSRHSRNRAAGEAIARGHNPAQGGQVIEGLRTAGLLDAWASAHGHDLPIVRAVARVTSGAWTPDTGIASLMERDAKAEEHG